One window of the Brevibacterium limosum genome contains the following:
- a CDS encoding alpha/beta fold hydrolase, which produces MIEQSNWTRGGLHFRDVTIEVPFDHFARSGETTSAGESSAKANLPDTLSVFARIIGTEADSQKPYLVYLQGGPGVEAPRLGIAGGPDGWVKRALEEFQVVMLDQRGTGKSTPIGSVDGAITGLEQVGQDPAAIAEALSFFRADSIVEDAEILRGHLGVDTWSLLGQSFGGFTTLRYISAHSSALHEVYFTGGLPAIGLDPVTVYGRTWDGMIRKSEQYYKAFPGDREKMRRLVDLASVGDGLALPGGARATPERIRLLGHFLGASDGPEKLHYLLDLDPASAAFRHDLAASLPFSGRNPLYAVIHESCWADGAVTNWAARRAMPDAVREDPTLLAGEHAGPESLHEDPELAPFAEVAELVAARRWPGLYDVDALRGASVPGAAAVYFEDAYVPVEYSLATAEHLSGVTPWVTNEYEHNGLRADGYRVLDRLIGLARG; this is translated from the coding sequence ATGATCGAGCAGAGCAACTGGACCCGCGGGGGACTGCACTTCCGGGATGTGACGATCGAGGTGCCCTTCGACCATTTCGCACGATCGGGGGAGACCACCTCGGCGGGGGAATCATCGGCGAAGGCGAACCTGCCGGACACGCTCAGCGTGTTCGCCCGGATCATCGGCACCGAGGCGGACAGTCAGAAGCCCTACCTCGTCTACCTGCAGGGCGGGCCCGGCGTGGAAGCTCCGCGCCTGGGCATCGCCGGCGGCCCCGACGGATGGGTGAAGCGGGCCCTCGAGGAATTCCAGGTCGTCATGCTCGACCAGCGCGGGACCGGGAAGTCGACCCCGATCGGCTCCGTCGACGGGGCCATCACCGGCCTCGAGCAGGTGGGGCAGGATCCGGCCGCGATCGCCGAGGCGCTGTCGTTCTTCCGGGCCGATTCGATCGTCGAGGATGCGGAGATCCTGCGCGGCCACCTCGGCGTGGACACCTGGTCCCTGTTGGGACAGTCCTTCGGCGGGTTCACGACTCTGCGGTATATCTCCGCACATTCGAGCGCGCTTCACGAGGTGTACTTCACCGGCGGTCTGCCGGCGATCGGCCTGGACCCGGTGACAGTCTACGGGCGGACGTGGGACGGGATGATCCGCAAGTCCGAGCAGTACTACAAGGCGTTTCCCGGCGACCGCGAGAAGATGCGCAGGCTGGTCGACCTCGCATCCGTCGGCGACGGGCTCGCCCTGCCCGGGGGAGCACGGGCGACGCCGGAGCGGATCCGTCTGCTCGGGCACTTCCTCGGGGCCTCCGACGGTCCCGAGAAGCTGCACTATCTGCTCGACCTCGACCCCGCCTCGGCGGCGTTCCGGCATGACCTCGCTGCATCACTGCCGTTCTCGGGGCGCAATCCGCTCTATGCGGTCATCCACGAATCCTGCTGGGCCGACGGCGCGGTGACGAACTGGGCGGCGAGGCGGGCGATGCCGGATGCCGTCCGGGAGGATCCGACCCTGTTGGCCGGCGAACATGCCGGTCCTGAGTCCCTGCACGAGGATCCGGAGCTCGCGCCCTTCGCCGAGGTGGCCGAGCTCGTTGCCGCACGTCGATGGCCTGGTCTCTACGATGTAGACGCTCTGCGGGGCGCTTCGGTGCCAGGTGCTGCGGCGGTGTATTTCGAGGACGCATATGTGCCGGTGGAGTATTCGCTGGCCACCGCCGAGCACCTGTCCGGCGTGACGCCGTGGGTGACCAACGAGTACGAACACAACGGTCTGC
- the gltX gene encoding glutamate--tRNA ligase has product MSVKVRFCPSPTGTPHVGMVRTALFNWAYARHTGGTFVFRIEDTDAARDSEESFGQVVEALKWLGLDWDEGIEVGGDNGPYRQSQRSEIYAEVIEKLKAGGHIYESFSTNEEVEARHKAAGRDPKLGYDGYDRDLSDEQKAAFRAEGREPVWRVRMPDEDITFTDLVRGDITFKAGTVPDFVVVRANGQPLYTLVNPVDDALMGITHVLRGEDILSSTPRQIALYEHLKAIGIAEATPEFGHLPYVMGEGNKKLSKRDPESNLFLHRENGFIPEGLINYLALLGWSIGPDRDVFSVREFTEAFDIHDVLPNPARFDVKKAAAINADHIRLLEPSDFRDRLVPYLQAAEVLPESPTDAQLAILDQAAPLVQTRMKLLGEAPDLLAFLFTSDADLAMAEDGLKTLKDSAPEVLAASIEVLEGLDEWTTPKLEEVLSAKLVTEMEIKPRLAYGPLRVAVSGRKVSPPLFESMEILGKDSSLTRLKALAAQL; this is encoded by the coding sequence GTGAGCGTCAAAGTTCGTTTCTGCCCATCACCCACCGGCACCCCGCACGTCGGCATGGTCCGCACGGCCCTGTTCAACTGGGCCTATGCCAGGCACACCGGCGGCACGTTCGTCTTCCGCATCGAAGACACCGACGCGGCACGGGATTCCGAGGAGAGCTTCGGCCAGGTCGTCGAGGCGCTGAAATGGCTGGGCCTGGACTGGGACGAGGGCATCGAGGTCGGCGGCGACAACGGACCCTACCGCCAGTCGCAGCGCAGTGAGATCTACGCCGAGGTCATCGAGAAGCTCAAGGCCGGCGGCCACATCTACGAGTCCTTCTCGACCAACGAGGAGGTCGAGGCCCGCCACAAGGCCGCCGGCCGCGACCCCAAGCTCGGATACGACGGCTACGACCGCGACCTGAGCGACGAACAGAAGGCGGCCTTCCGCGCCGAAGGCCGCGAACCCGTTTGGCGCGTGCGCATGCCCGATGAGGACATCACGTTCACCGACCTCGTCCGCGGCGACATCACCTTCAAGGCCGGCACCGTCCCCGACTTCGTCGTCGTCCGTGCCAATGGTCAGCCGCTGTACACTCTGGTCAACCCCGTCGACGACGCGCTCATGGGCATCACCCATGTGCTCCGCGGCGAGGACATCCTGTCCTCGACCCCGCGCCAGATCGCGCTCTACGAACACCTCAAGGCCATCGGCATCGCCGAGGCGACCCCCGAGTTCGGCCACCTGCCCTACGTCATGGGCGAGGGCAACAAGAAGCTGTCGAAGCGCGACCCCGAATCGAACCTGTTCCTCCACCGCGAGAACGGCTTCATCCCCGAAGGGCTCATCAACTACCTGGCCCTGCTCGGCTGGTCCATCGGACCCGACCGCGACGTGTTCAGCGTCAGGGAGTTCACCGAAGCCTTCGACATCCACGATGTCCTGCCGAACCCTGCCCGGTTCGACGTGAAGAAGGCCGCCGCCATCAACGCCGACCACATCCGTCTCCTCGAACCGAGTGACTTCCGTGACCGTCTGGTGCCCTATCTTCAGGCCGCCGAGGTGCTCCCTGAGTCCCCGACGGATGCTCAGCTGGCGATCCTCGACCAGGCGGCACCGCTCGTGCAGACCCGGATGAAGCTGCTCGGCGAAGCCCCCGACCTGCTCGCGTTCCTCTTCACTTCCGACGCCGACCTCGCCATGGCCGAGGACGGGCTGAAGACGCTCAAGGACTCCGCCCCCGAGGTGCTCGCCGCCTCCATCGAGGTCCTCGAAGGACTCGACGAATGGACGACGCCGAAGCTCGAAGAGGTCCTGTCGGCGAAGCTCGTGACGGAGATGGAGATCAAACCGCGTCTGGCCTACGGCCCGCTGCGTGTGGCCGTGTCCGGCCGGAAAGTCTCCCCGCCGCTGTTCGAGTCGATGGAGATCCTCGGCAAGGACTCCTCGCTCACGCGCCTCAAGGCACTCGCGGCACAGCTGTGA
- a CDS encoding fumarylacetoacetate hydrolase family protein — MRIARFVHQDEPKYGVVEGEVPPITDGSWDTSGLELAVLDSDPFFSPAQSTGERLKLDDVRLVSPILPRSKVIGVGRNFADHAAELGNEVPVSPLTFFKPNTAVIGPGDPIRLPAISEYVSYEAELAVIIGRVAKGVKAENAFDHVLGYTAGNDVTLRDIQKADKQWSRAKGFDTSCPLGPWIETDLDVDDLNIRSWVDGDKKQDGTTADFIFDIPTLIEHLSETITLLPGDVILTGTPAGVGQIVSGNRVDVAIEGLGVLSNPVMDA; from the coding sequence ATGCGTATCGCCAGATTTGTCCATCAGGACGAGCCCAAATACGGAGTCGTCGAAGGTGAAGTGCCGCCGATCACCGACGGCAGCTGGGACACGTCGGGACTCGAACTCGCCGTTCTCGACTCGGATCCCTTCTTCTCTCCGGCCCAATCGACAGGGGAGAGGCTGAAACTCGACGATGTGCGTCTGGTCAGCCCCATCCTGCCGCGTTCGAAGGTCATCGGCGTCGGCCGCAACTTCGCCGACCACGCCGCCGAACTCGGCAATGAGGTGCCGGTGTCCCCGCTGACCTTCTTCAAACCCAACACCGCGGTCATCGGCCCCGGCGATCCCATCCGTCTGCCCGCCATCAGCGAATACGTCTCCTATGAGGCCGAACTCGCTGTCATCATCGGCCGTGTGGCCAAGGGAGTGAAGGCCGAGAACGCCTTCGACCACGTCCTCGGCTACACCGCCGGCAACGATGTGACCCTGCGCGACATCCAGAAGGCCGACAAACAGTGGTCGCGGGCGAAGGGCTTCGACACCTCCTGCCCGCTGGGACCGTGGATCGAAACCGACCTCGACGTCGACGACCTGAACATCCGCTCCTGGGTCGACGGGGACAAGAAGCAGGACGGCACGACCGCCGACTTCATCTTCGACATCCCGACCCTCATCGAGCATCTGTCGGAGACGATCACGCTGCTGCCCGGCGATGTCATCCTCACCGGCACCCCGGCGGGAGTCGGACAGATCGTGTCCGGCAACCGCGTCGACGTCGCCATCGAAGGGCTCGGCGTCCTGTCGAACCCGGTCATGGACGCCTGA